The Acidimicrobiales bacterium genomic interval GGTCGGAGACGTAGGCCTGGTCGTTGATGTTGGCCGCCCCGGCCAGCGCGTCGATGGCCTGCTGCTGGGCCGAGTTCGGCAGCCGGTAGGCGAGGGTGATGGTGGACCCGGTGACGCCCTGCCCGGTGGCCCCGCCGTTGTTGCCGTGGAAGGCGGGGACGCAGGTGGGCGCGTAACGGGACCAGGGGAACTGGCGCACGCCGGGGCCGCACCTGACCCCGGTCCTGGTGACCCCGGCCGTGCCCGATCCCGCCGCCGGGACCACCGCAGCCGCGCCCGGGGCCGCGCCTCCCGGGGCCGCGGAGGCCGCGCCTCCCCCGGCCAGCGCCCCGGCGCCGAGGGCTGCACCCGCGCCGGTGTCCGCCGGTGCCGGCCCGGCGCCACCACCAGCCGGGGCCGACCCGGGCCCGGTCTGCTGCCCGGCGCTCCCTCCGGCCACGGTTCCCGTGCCGGCCGGCTGGGACGAGGGTGACACCGTGGGCACCAGGACCACGATCAGCAGCAGGACCCCGAGGAGCACCGCCGCCGGGACGTAGCGGCGGGCGACCCGCCCCAGATAGCGCCGGACGACCGCCTCGATCTCGGCGGCGGAGCCCGGCTCGACGGAGGGACCGCTCAAGCAGCCAGCATTCCCGCCCGGACCAGCCGGCGCAGCTGCCCGCCCACCACGGCGCCGACGAGATCGACGGGGCGGCCCAGCTCGACGAAGGCGTGGAACGGCATCAGGCCCCGGCCGGCGAAGCCGCTGCGCGCCATGCGGGCCGCCATGTCCAGGGCAGCCAGGCCGGAGCGGAGGCGCCGCACCGGGTCCCCGTCCAGGTAGTCGCGCAGGGCGCCGGCGGCCATGGCCTCGTGGCCGGCCTCGTCCTCGAGCACCTCGTCGATGAACGCGGCCGTGTCGGCGTCGGCCACCCGGCGCAGCCAGCGGAGGAGGTCGTCGGCGATCCCTTCCCCGAGGTAGGACGAGACGGCCTCGGCCAACTCGTCGGCGGGGGCGGCGGCGTGGTAGCGGTCCAACTGGCCCCGGTACGGAGCCATGGCCCGCTCGGGATCGGCGCCCAGGGCCTCCAGCCGGCGCACGAATCCCTTGTGATGGCGCAGCTCCTCGGCCGCCACCTGCCGGTAGGCACGGCGCTCGGCGTCGTCGGTGGCAGCCCCGGCGCGTGCCCGGGCTCCCTCGTACGCCTTGAGCTCCCCGTAGGCGACGGCTCCGAGGACCTGGACCAGCGCCCGGTGACGTGACATGCCCTCACCCCCTTCCCCAATTGTGGCCTGACGACCCGGATGTAATTGTGGCCTGCCGACCCGGACGGGTCCGGGACCGGCGGGCCCGACCTATCCGAGCTCGGCCAGCAACCGGCCGATGTCGACCAGGTCGGCGGCGGACAGCTTCCAGCGCGCCGCCTCGACGTTGGCCTTCACCTGCTCGGGACGGGTGGCGCCGGCGATGACCGTGGCGACCGGGTCGTGGGCCAGGAGCCAGGCGAAGGCCAGGTCGAGGATCGAGTGGCCCCGCGCCTCGGCCCACGCCGTGAGGGCGTCGACCCGGTCGAAGTTCTTGTCGGTGAGCTGGCGCTCCGAGAACCCCGATCCCCACGCCTGCATGCGGGTCCCCTCGGGCGGCGCCTCCCCCCGCCGGTACTTGCCGGTGAGCAGCCCGCTGCCGAGCGGGAAGTACGGGAGGAAGGCCAGGCCCAGCTCGGCGCATGCCGGCAGCAGGTCGTCGGCCGCCCGCCGCCGGAGGAGGGACAGCTCGTTCTGGGCGCTGACGAAGCGGGCCCGGCCCTGCTTGGCGCTGATGCCGTCGGCCTGCCTCAGCTGGTCGGCATCGAAGTTGGAGTTCCCGATCTCGAGGACCTTGCCGGCGCGTACCAGGCCGTCGAGCGCCTCGAGGGTCTCCTCCAGCGGGACGTCCTTGTCGGGATAGTGCTGCTGGTAGAGATCGATGCGGTCGGTGCCGAGCCGGCGGAGGCTGTTCTCGACCTCCTCGACGATCCACCGGGCGCTGGCGCCGCGGTGGGAGGGGTCGTCGTCGACCGGGCTGGCGAACTTGGTGGCGATGATCACCTCGTCCCGCCGCTCGGCCAGGGCCCGGCCGAGGAACTGCTCGGAACGGGTCCCGCCGTAGCTGTCGGACGTGTCGAAGAGGTTGATCCCGGCGTCGAGGGCGGCGTGGACCACGTCCCGGCTCTGGTCCTCGTCGATGCGCATCCCGAAGTTGTTGCATCCCAGGCCGACGAGGCTCACCTCGAACGAGCCCAGACGACGCGTCTCCATGTCGGCCACTACGACCCCTCTCTGCTCGTCGTCAGCCGGTTGTCGGGGTCCGGCGGGTCAGGCGGTGGCGGCGCGCGCCATCTCCTGCAGCTCCTGGCGGCGCTCGTCGCTCAGCTTGTCGATCTCGTCGATCTCGTCCTCGGTGAAGCCGGCCATGCGGCGGAACTCCTCGGCCAGCCGGATGGGGCTGTCCTGGTCCTTCCCCCGCCCACCGCCGAGGCTGAACAGCTTGTCAACGGTGCGCTGGAACTCGAGGGCCCGGGTGCGCCGCTCGGGATCGTCGGCGGTGAGCGCCCGCAGCCAGTCCGAGCCCATCTTCACGTGCGTGACCTCGTCGGCCAGCATCCAGTCCTCGCAGAAGCCGAGCACCGGGTCACCGGACAACCCGGCAAAGTCCTTCATCGTGTTGAACACGTCGATGGCCAGGCCCTCCAGGGCCCGGTTGACGCCGGTGAGCCGCAGCACCGGGTCGGGGCTGCACGCCGCCTGGTAGAGGAAGCGGGACTCGGCGAACTCCCCGATCGAGGTCCCCATCCACTCGGTGAGCTTCACCGAGATCTCGACGTGGCGCGACTCGTCCCAGCACTGGCGGGCCATGTCCAGCTTGAGGGCGTACGGGGCCTCGGCGTCCTCGAAGTCCCAGCACGTGCGGCCGGCGCCCTCCAGGGCCTGGATCTCCCCCATGAAGATCCCGTGCATCAGCGCCCGGGAGCGCTCCGGCGCGTCGGGGTCCTCGGGGCCGAGCCGGCCGACCCGCTGGTAGTTGCCGGTGGACATCCCGAGGCGCGGGTCGGTGAGGCGCTGCTGCATGTCCACCTCGACGAAGCGGTCGTCGCGAGCCAGGGCGCTGGCCGGCAGAACGTCTTTCACTACGGGACCTCCCCATCCGTCGTAGCCGTCGCTCCACCCAGACTACGCCCGCCGGGTCCCCCGCACCCCGGGCGCCGTCGATAATGCCCCCGTGCCCCCCACCGCGCCCCCGCGCTCGCTGCGGCGGCAGCGGGCGGTCATCGCCGGGGTGGCCGTGCTCCTGGTCGGGGCGGGGATCGGGGTCCCCCTGGCCCGGCACCTCACCCGGGCCGCGCTGGTGGCCCCGGACCGCATCGCCTCGTACCAGGTGACCTACCGGGTCCGGAACCTGGCCGCCGGAGGCGCCGGGGTCGTCTCCTGGGAGCGGCTGACCGTGCGCCGGCCCTTCTACTCCGCCGACGTCACCTACCACAGCCGTCCCGGGCCGGGCGTGGCCGCCCTGGCGGCCACCGTGTTCACCAAGGACGCCCTCTACGACGTCCAGGGCGCAACGGTGCACCCGGTGTCCGGGAGACAGCCCGGCCCGCCGGGGATCGACCAGGACCTCGCCACCCAGCTTCCCGAGCTCGAGGCCCGCGGCCTGGTCCGGCCTCAGGACCGGACCGTGACCGTCGCCGGCCGCACCTGTCGGGTGTACCGCTTCTCGGGGCCCCCGAGTGGGGCGGTGGGACGGTTCAGCGGGTCGGACCACGACGACATCTGCCTGGACGCCGAGGGCATCGAGCTCGGGGAGGACTGGACCTACCACGGCCGCCTGGTGGAGGACCGCCAGGCGGTGGAGGTCGACACCGGGCCGGTGTCCGACCCCGTGTCCGCCGCCAGCCTGCGGGCGGCCGGAAGCGTCCGGCCGGGCATCGGGGCCCCGGTGGCCCAGCCCGACCCCGGCGCCTCGACGTTCCTGCCCGCCCCGCCCCTGCCCGCCGGCTTCGCCCGGGCGGGCGTCGAGCGCTTCGCCGAGCCGGACCCGCAGAACCCGCAGGTCGTGCTGGCCACGTCGGTCGTGTGGGCCTTCACGGCCGCCGCCGACGTGGTCACCGTCGAGGCCGGCCGGGGCGCCCCGGGCCAGCTGCCGTGGGACTCCGAGTCCACGCAGACCGGTGCGGTGACCCTGACCGGGCTGGGGGCGGCCACGACCGCCATCCGGTCCGACGGCGCCGAGGTCCGGGTGGACGCCGGCGGGGGCCGGTGGGTGCGGATCCGGGGGACGGTGCCGGTGTCGGGTCTGGTCGCCTACGCCGACATGCTGTCGGCCCCGGCGCCCGGCTGACGCCCGAACCGGCTCGACAGCGGGCGGATGCGCCCCCCGAGGACCCCGAAGCCCTCGGAGTACAGAACGAGGACGATCAGCAGGGCGGCAAAGCCGAGGATCTTCCCGGTCGGGCTGGAGTGACCCGCCGGGCCCGTCCCCGGCGGAGGGGGCAGGTTCCCCGCCAGCGCCCCCCGGGAGCCGGCGGCCGGGGCGGCGGGAGCCGGCGCGGCCTGGGCCGATGAGGACGCGGTGGGCGACGGCGTCGTGGGGGCCGGCAGGGCCGGAAGGCTCGATCCGCTGTCGGTCGGGGTGAGGGGCACGCCCTGGTCGGGCGGCGTGCCCGGAGCTCCCGAGGGGCCGGACGCCCCACCGGGCGAACCGGAAGGCGCCGGGGCCGTCTGCGCCGCCGGGGCCGGGGCCGGTGCACCGGCACCGGGCGGGGCGGGCCGGGCCGCCAGCGACGACGCCCCGGGAGGGTCGATCACCATCTGGAACGGCAGGGCGCCGGAGGCCGGGAGGACCGCCACGTTGAACGAGCCGTCCGGCTCGGCCTGGCCCGCCCCCAGGCTGAAGGTGACGGAGGACCCGCTGGAGGCCACCTGGCCGGTGACCGACCGGCTGCAGTCGTAGGCCGGGGGAGAGCCGGTCTGGCCCCCGCCCGCCTTCCAGCTCGCGCTGGCCGATCTGACCGGGCACGCCTGCACCTGGGCCGGCCCGAACGACGAGTTGCCGTCCACGGCCAGGGTCAGGTTGGCGCCGCTCGTCGGAACGGCCCCCGGGGCGTAGGCGAGCGCGGCCAGCGCCATCGGCCCGGTGGCCCCCTCCGAGACCGCCAGCTGGCCCGAGGTCATCGAGACGGGGAAGAAGCCGGCCGGGGCCGTGTTCCACCAGGCGGTGCGGACCGGGGCGGCGGCGGCAGCCGGGACGGCCGGACCCGCCACACCGGCGGCCGCCACTGCCGTGACGAGGGTGG includes:
- a CDS encoding aldo/keto reductase — its product is METRRLGSFEVSLVGLGCNNFGMRIDEDQSRDVVHAALDAGINLFDTSDSYGGTRSEQFLGRALAERRDEVIIATKFASPVDDDPSHRGASARWIVEEVENSLRRLGTDRIDLYQQHYPDKDVPLEETLEALDGLVRAGKVLEIGNSNFDADQLRQADGISAKQGRARFVSAQNELSLLRRRAADDLLPACAELGLAFLPYFPLGSGLLTGKYRRGEAPPEGTRMQAWGSGFSERQLTDKNFDRVDALTAWAEARGHSILDLAFAWLLAHDPVATVIAGATRPEQVKANVEAARWKLSAADLVDIGRLLAELG
- a CDS encoding ferritin-like domain-containing protein — protein: MSRHRALVQVLGAVAYGELKAYEGARARAGAATDDAERRAYRQVAAEELRHHKGFVRRLEALGADPERAMAPYRGQLDRYHAAAPADELAEAVSSYLGEGIADDLLRWLRRVADADTAAFIDEVLEDEAGHEAMAAGALRDYLDGDPVRRLRSGLAALDMAARMARSGFAGRGLMPFHAFVELGRPVDLVGAVVGGQLRRLVRAGMLAA
- a CDS encoding DUF455 family protein, with protein sequence MKDVLPASALARDDRFVEVDMQQRLTDPRLGMSTGNYQRVGRLGPEDPDAPERSRALMHGIFMGEIQALEGAGRTCWDFEDAEAPYALKLDMARQCWDESRHVEISVKLTEWMGTSIGEFAESRFLYQAACSPDPVLRLTGVNRALEGLAIDVFNTMKDFAGLSGDPVLGFCEDWMLADEVTHVKMGSDWLRALTADDPERRTRALEFQRTVDKLFSLGGGRGKDQDSPIRLAEEFRRMAGFTEDEIDEIDKLSDERRQELQEMARAATA